Genomic segment of Streptococcus australis:
GGTTTCAGAATTACAGGAGTTGATTCCAGAGGCTTCGATTGGTTATGTTCATGGGCAAATGAGTGAAATTCAGTTAGAAAATACTCTACTGGACTTTATTGAAGGTCAGTATGATATTTTGGTGACAACTACCATTATTGAGACAGGAGTTGATATTCCAAATGCCAATACTTTATTTATCGAAAATGCAGATCATATGGGCTTGTCAACCTTGTATCAGTTAAGAGGAAGAGTTGGTCGTAGTAATCGTATTGCTTATGCCTATCTCATGTATCGTCCAGAAAAATCAATTAGTGAAGTCTCTGAGAAGAGATTAGAGGCAATCAAAGGGTTTACGGAATTGGGCTCTGGATTTAAGATTGCTATGCGAGATCTTTCGATTCGTGGTGCAGGAAATCTATTAGGAAAATCGCAGTCTGGTTTCATTGATTCTGTTGGTTTTGAATTGTATTCGCAGTTATTAGAGGAAGCTATTGCTAAACGTAACGGCAATGGGAATACAAGAACCAAAGGAAATGCTGAGTTGATTTTACAAATTGATGCTTATCTTCCTGATACTTATATTTCTGACCAACGACATAAAATTGAAATTTACAAGAAAATTCGTCAAATTGACAACCGTGTCAACTATGAAGAATTACAGGAAGAATTGATGGATCGTTTTGGTGAGTATCCAGATGTGGTGGCCTATCTTTTAGAGATCGGCTTGGTCAAATCATACTTGGATAAGGTCTTTGTTGAACGTGTAGAAAGAAAAGAAAATAAGATTACAGTTCAATTTGAAAAAATCACTCAACGATTGTTTTTGGCTCAAGATTACTTTAAAGCCCTATCTGCAACGAACTTAAAAGCAGCTATAGCGGAGAATAGAGGACTAATGGAAGTCGTATTTGATGTCCGAAACAAGAAGGATTATGAAATTTTAGAAGGTCTGCTGATTTTTGGAGAAAGTTTACTAGAGATAAAAGAATCAAAGGGAGCTAATTCTCTTTGACGTTTTTCTTCTATAAAAGGGATAAAAATGGTACAATAATAATTTGAGGTAATAAAAATGAGATTAGACAAGTATTTAAAAGTATCACGAATTATTAAGCGTCGTACAGTCGCGAAGGAAGTAGCAGATAAAGGTAGAATCAAGGTAAATGGAATCTTGGCCAAAAGTTCAACGGATTTGAAAGTTGATGACCAAGTTGAAATTCGCTTTGGAAATAAGTTGTTGCTTGTAAAAGTACTGGAGATGAAAGATAGTACAAAAAAAGAAGATGCAGCAGGTATGTATGAAATTATCAGTGAAACACGGGTAGAAGAAAATGTCTAAAAATATTGTACAGATGAACAATCCTTTTATTCAAAATGAACACCAACGTCGTCGTTACCTGATGAAGGAAAGAAAAAAGAGGAATCGCTTTATGGGTTGGGTTCTGATTTTGATGATTTTATTGTTTATTTTACCAACCTACAATCTGGTCCAAAGCTATAATCAGTTACTGCAACGTCGTCAGCAATTGACAGAGTTGAAAGAGCAATACCAAACTCTCAGTGATGAAAAGGATAAGGAATCCGCTTTTGCTGCAAAGTTGAAAGACGAAGACTATGTAGCAAAATATGCACGCGCCAAGTACTATTACTCAAAGAAACGAGAAGCGATTTACACAATTCCTGATTTGCTTCCGAGGTAATATCATGGAAAATTTATTAGAAGTTGTTGAGCAGTTTTTAAGTTTATCAGATGAAAAACTAGAGGAATTAGCAACTAAAAATCATTTATTACGATTACAAGAAGAAAGGGAAGGAAAGAATGCGTAAGTTCTTAGTAGTGTTATCACTACTATCTGTTTTTATCATAACTTCAAGAGTAGTTAGCACAGAAAAACAGCTTCCTTACTCTTCACAAGAAATTTATTATCTAACTGAGTCTGACTATGGCTTCTACTATAAAGAAACTCTGGAATCCCCAATGGTATATGGAGAAACAGCTGTCTATGCTAATGAGGACCTTGTCAAGGAGTCTGGTAAATTAACTCCTGAAACCGCCTTTAAAATCGTAGAGTGGCGTTTGAATAGACAAGGTGTTCCTGTTTTTAAATTAGACAATCATCAGTTTGTCGTTGCAGATAAGCGTTTGGTCTATGATCGAAGTCATGTTCAAACTCAAAGTAGACAAGTATGGTTGGAACCGGGGTTTGTTATCTATAACAGCCCTTATGATGCTAAAGAAATTTCTTCTACCCTCTCTCCTTATCAACACGTAACAGTGGATAGAACTATCTTTGCTGAGGGACAAGAATTTCTTCATATTGATCAAGTTGGGTGGGTATCAAAAGAATTCGTCTCAGAAGAGGACAATCGTATCCAGAAGGTTCAAGAAGTGTTATCAAGCAACTATCAGAATGAAAAATACTCTATTTATGTTAAACAACTAAGTACAGGAAAAGAGGCTGGGGTGAATGAAGACAGCAAACTCTATGCAGCTAGCATCTTGAAACTGGCCTACCTTTATTATGCTCAAGATAAGATAAACCAAGGTTCTTATACACTGGATAGTAGCTTCAAGTATGTACCAGAAGTAAATAGCTTTCCTGGATCCTATAAAGTAGAAGGTAGTGGTAGTTTACCTAAAAAAGAAGATAACAAAGATTACAGTCTCCAACAGTTAATTACCAAGATAACAAAAGAGTCTGATAATGTTGCTCATAATATTTTAGGTTATTATGTGACCAATCAATCTGACGGGGCTTTTAAAGAAAAAATGTCCACTATTATGGGTGAAGATTGGGATGTGAATGATAAATTAGCTTCTTCAAAAATGGCTGGAAAAGTCATGGAAGCTATTTATAATCAGAATGGCTTTGTCCTAGAGTCTCTTAGTAAGACTAATTTTGACAATCAACGAATTTCCAAGGGTGTTTCGGTTAAGGTAGCTCATAAAATCGGAGATGCGGATGAGTTTAAACATGACACTGCCATTGTTTATACGGACTCTCCTTTCGTTCTTTCAATTTTCACTAAAAATTCTGATTATGATACTATTGCTAAGATAGCCAAGGATGTCTATGAGGTTCTAAAATGAGGGAGCAGGATTTTTTAAATCATTTTCTTCAGAAAGGATATTTTAAAAACCATTCCAAGGTTGTATTAGCTCTTTCTGGTGGCTTAGATTCGATGTTTTTATTCCATCTATTGTCTACTTATCAAAATGAGTTAGAAATTGAGCTGATTTTAGCACATGTTAACCATAAGCAGAGAAGAGAGTCTGACTGGGAGGAAAATGAACTAAGGAAGTTAGCTGATGTAGCTGGACTTCCTATTTATATCACAAGCTTTTCAGGAGACTTTTCAGAAGCGCGTGCTCGAGAGTTTCGTTATGATTTTTTTAGGAAAATCATGAAAGAGGTTGGGGCGACAGCCTTGGTCACTGCCCACCATGCAGATGATCAGGTTGAAACGATTTTGATGCGATTCATTCGCGGAAGTCGGTTACGTCATTTAATAGGAATAAAAGAAAGTCAAGTAGTTGATGATATTGAAATCATCCGTCCCTTATTGTATTTTCATAAAACAGACTTCCCACCAATTTTTCATTTCGAGGATCAAACAAATCAGGAAAATGCCTATTTTCGCAATCGTATTCGAAATAGGTATTTACCAGAGCTTGAAAAAGAAAATCCTCGTCTTAAATCCGCTATTTTAGATTTAGGAAGGGAAATTTCAGATTACCAAGTAGCCATAATAGAGCTCTCTGAACAGATTGATGTGGAAGATTTGAATGAGCTCTTTTCATACTCACAACAAACTCAAGGGGTTTTACTGCAGAACTATCTCAATCAATTCCCAGACTTAAATCTTACGAAAGCTCAGTTTGCAGAAGTTCGACAGATTTTAGCAACTAAAAGTCAGTATCGTCACCCACTGAAAAATGGTTATGCACTAATAAAAGAATATCAAAATTTTCGAGTTTGCAAAATCATTCCTCAGGCTGATGAAAAGAAAGATGAACTTGTGTTACACTATCAAAATCAAGTTCGATATAAGGACTATTTATTTTCCTTTGGCATCCCTATTGAAGGGGACGCTGTTCAAAAAATAATGGTTTCACGGGAAACACCTGTATATATTAGATGTCGAAAACCTGGCGATGTTCTTATCCTGAATGGTCACAGAAAGAAACTGAGACGTTTATTTATAGATTTGAAAATCCCTATTAAAAAAAGAAAAACAACCCCTATTATTGAGCAATTTGGAGAAGTTGTCTCAATTTTAGGAATTGCGACCAGTGATTTGAGTAAAAACACGAAAAATGATATAATGAACACTGTACTTTATATAGAAAAAATAGATAGGTAAAAAGATGTTAGAACACGATATTAAAAAAATCCTCGTTTCACATGATGAAATTACAGAAGCAGCTAAAAAACTAGGTGCCCAGTTGACCAAAGATTATGAAGGGAAAAATCCAATTTTAGTTGGAATTTTGAAAGGATCGATTCCTTTTATGGCTGAATTGATTAAACATATTGATACGCATATTGAGATGGACTTCATGATGGTATCTAGCTACCATGGTGGAACTGCAAGCAGTGGTGTGATCAATATCAAGCAAGACGTAACTCAAGATATCAAAGGAAGACATGTTCTATTTGTAGAAGATATCATCGATACAGGTCAAACTTTAAAGAATTTAAGAGATATGTTTATTGAAAGAGAAGCAGCTTCTGTTAAGATTGCAACCATGTTGGATAAACCAGAAGGACGAATTGTTGAAATCGAAGCAGATTATACTTGCTTTACTATTCCAAATGAGTTTGTAGTAGGATATGGTTTGGACTACAAAGAAAATTATCGTAATCTTCCTTATGTTGGAGTGTTGAAAGAGGAAGTTTATTCAAATTAGAAAGAGCATTCTTTAATGAAAAAACAAAATAATGGTTTAGTTAGAAATCCATTTCTATACTTGTTAATTATCTTCTTCCTTGTAACAGGATTCCAGTATTTTTACTCTGGAAATGCTGCTGGGAAAAGTGAAAAAATTAACTATACAGAATTGGTAAAAGAAATTACAGCAGACAATGTAAAAGAATTAACCTATCAGCCAAATGGTAGCATCATTGAGGTGTCTGGTGTTTATAAAAATCCTAAGACTAGTAAAGAAGAAACAGGGATTCAATTTTTCACTCCTACTGCCACAAAAGTAGAAAGATTCTCAAGTACCATTCTTCCGTCGGATTCAACAGTTTCAGAATTGCAAAAACTTGCTTCTGAACATCAGGCTGAGGTAACAGTTAAACATGAGAGTTCAAGCGGTATGTGGATCAATATCCTTGTCTCTGTTGTGCCATTTGCTATTCTCTTGTTCTTCCTATTCTCTATGATGGGAAATATGGGAGGAAATAATAGTAGAAATCCAATGAGTTTTGGACGTAGCAAGGCCAAGGCTGCTAACAAAGAAGATATCAAGGTACGATTCTCAGATGTTGCAGGTGCCGAGGAAGAAAAACAAGAATTAGTCGAAGTTGTTGAATTCCTAAAAGATCCAAAACGATTTACAAAGCTTGGTGCACGTATTCCTGCGGGTGTTCTTTTAGAGGGTCCTCCGGGAACAGGTAAGACTTTGCTTGCTAAGGCGGTTGCCGGAGAAGCAGGCGTTCCATTCTTTAGCATCTCAGGATCGGACTTTGTAGAAATGTTTGTCGGAGTTGGTGCAAGTCGAGTTCGTTCTCTTTTTGAGGATGCAAAGAAAGCAGCACCAGCCATTATCTTTATCGATGAAATTGATGCTGTTGGTCGCCAACGTGGTGTCGGCCTTGGTGGAGGAAATGATGAACGTGAGCAAACCTTGAACCAGCTCTTAATTGAAATGGATGGTTTTGAGGGTAATGAAGGAATCATCGTTATCGCTGCGACGAACCGTTCAGATGTTTTAGATCCAGCTCTTCTCCGTCCAGGACGTTTTGATAGAAAAGTCTTAGTTGGTCGCCCTGATGTTAAAGGTCGTGAAGCAATCTTGAAAGTTCACGCTAAAAATAAACCTTTAGCAGACGATGTTGATTTGAAATTAGTGGCCCAACAAACCCCAGGCTTTGTGGGAGCTGACTTAGAAAATGTTCTAAACGAGGCAGCCTTGGTTGCAGCCCGTCGCAACAAATCAATTATTGATGCTTCAGATATTGATGAGGCAGAGGACAGAGTGATTGCTGGACCATCTAAGAAGGACAAAACAGTATCACAAAGAGAACGTGAATTGGTTGCCTACCACGAGGCTGGACATACCATTGTTGGTTTAGTCTTGTCAAATGCCCGTGTTGTTCATAAAGTTACCATTGTACCACGTGGACGTGCAGGCGGATACATGATTGCACTTCCTAAAGAAGATCAAATGCTTCTTTCCAAAGAAGATATGAAAGAGCAATTAGCAGGTTTGATGGGTGGTCGTGTTGCTGAGGAAATTATCTTTAATGTTCAAACGACAGGAGCTTCAAATGACTTTGAACAAGCTACACAGATGGCGCGTGCAATGGTCACTGAATATGGTATGAGTGAAAAACTTGGCCCAGTTCAATACGAAGGAAATCATGCTATGTTTGGTGCACAAAGTCCTCAAAAATCAATTTCAGAGCAAACAGCCTATGAGATTGATGAGGAAGTTCGTTCATTATTAAATGAAGCACGGAATAAAGCAGCTGAAATTATTCAATCAAATCGTGAAACCCACAAACTGATTGCAGAAGCATTGTTGAAATACGAAACATTGGATAGTACACAAATTAAATCTCTTTACGAAACAGGAAAAATGCCTGAGACTATAGAAGAGGAATCCCATGCCCTATCTTATGATGAAGTAAAATCAAAAATGAGTGAAGAAAAATAATCGCAGAGAGGCCATGCCTCTCTTTTTGTATGCAGTTGAGGCAACGAGAAATACAGAAGAGGAGAAGAAGATCAAAGACTAGGTTCTTTCTGCTAAACTAAAGGCAGAAAGGAGAGGTCTATGAATCTGAAAGAGTTATATGAAGAAAGTAAGGGGATTGTAAACAAGTGCCGCAAAGAATACCATTTACATCTGTGGGAGAAAGAGGACTGGGATCAGGAGGGGATGATGTGCCTGTATGAGCTAGTGGACCACCATCCAGAGTTACTAGAGGGTGAGCGCCATCAACTATATGTCTGCTTTAAAACCAAATTCCGAAATCGTATCTTGGACTACATCCGCAAACAGGAAAGTCACAAGCGCCGTTTCGATAAGGAACCCTATGAAGAGGTAAGCGAAATCAGTCATCGCCTAGGAGAAAAAGGACTCAGACTGGATGATTATTATCTCTTTCATGAGCTTCTAAAGAATTACAGAGCAAGTCAGAGTAAAGAAAAACAAGAACAACTTGACCGTCTAATGGGAGGAGAATGTTTCAAAGGTAGAAAATCCCTTCTGAGAGAATTAAGTATCGTATTCAGTGATTTTAGGTAAAAATAGTCAAAAGAATCCCTTGACAAAGGGGAAAAAGTAGGTATAATAGAAAGAGTTGAAAAGCTCAAGGTCCGTTGGTCAAGGGGTTAAGACACCGCCTTTTCACGGCGGTAACACGGGTTCGAATCCCGTACGGACTATGGGTGTATCGCAGGGACGAAAAAAGTAAAAAAAGTTTCAAAAAAGTGTTGACAGAGGTCAACAGCTGTGATATACTAATATAGTTGTCGCTTGAGAGAAAGAGTGACAAAGACCTTTGAAAACTGAACAAGACGAACCAATGTGCAGGGCACTACAACTAAGGTTGTAGTACTGAACAATGAAAAAAAACAATAAATCTGTCAGTGACAGAAATGAGTGAGAACTCAAACTTTTAATGAGAGTTTGATCCTGGCTCAGGACGAACGCTGGCGGCGTGCCTAATACATGCAAGTAGAACGCTGAAGCTTGGTGCTTGCACCGAGCGGATGAGTTGCGAACGGGTGAGTAACGCGTAGGTAACCTGCCTGGTAGCGGGGGATAACTATTGGAAACGATAGCTAATACCGCATAAGACATTTTACTGCATGGTAAGATGTTAAAAGGTGCAACTGCACCACTACCAGATGGACCTGCGTTGTATTAGCTAGTTGGTGGGGTAACGGCTCACCAAGGCGACGATACATAGCCGACCTGAGAGGGTGATCGGCCACACTGGGACTGAGACACGGCCCAGACTCCTACGGGAGGCAGCAGTAGGGAATCTTCGGCAATGGACGGAAGTCTGACCGAGCAACGCCGCGTGAGTGAAGAAGGTTTTCGGATCGTAAAGCTCTGTTGTAAGAGAAGAACGAGTGTGAGAGTGGAAAGTTCACACTGTGACGGTATCTTACCAGAAAGGGACGGCTAACTACGTGCCAGCAGCCGCGGTAATACGTAGGTCCCGAGCGTTGTCCGGATTTATTGGGCGTAAAGCGAGCGCAGGCGGTTAGATAAGTCTGAAGTTAAAGGCTGTGGCTTAACCATAGTACGCTTTGGAAACTGTTTAACTTGAGTGCAAGAGGGGAGAGTGGAATTCCATGTGTAGCGGTGAAATGCGTAGATATATGGAGGAACACCGGTGGCGAAAGCGGCTCTCTGGCTTGTAACTGACGCTGAGGCTCGAAAGCGTGGGGAGCAAACAGGATTAGATACCCTGGTAGTCCACGCCGTAAACGATGAGTGCTAGGTGTTAGACCCTTTCCGGGGTTTAGTGCCGCAGCTAACGCATTAAGCACTCCGCCTGGGGAGTACGACCGCAAGGTTGAAACTCAAAGGAATTGACGGGGGCCCGCACAAGCGGTGGAGCATGTGGTTTAATTCGAAGCAACGCGAAGAACCTTACCAGGTCTTGACATCCCTCTGACCGCTCTAGAGATAGAGTTTTCCTTCGGGACAGAGGTGACAGGTGGTGCATGGTTGTCGTCAGCTCGTGTCGTGAGATGTTGGGTTAAGTCCCGCAACGAGCGCAACCCCTATTGTTAGTTGCCATCATTCAGTTGGGCACTCTAGCGAGACTGCCGGTAATAAACCGGAGGAAGGTGGGGATGACGTCAAATCATCATGCCCCTTATGACCTGGGCTACACACGTGCTACAATGGTTGGTACAACGAGTCGCAAGCCGGTGACGGCAAGCTAATCTCTTAAAGCCAATCTCAGTTCGGATTGTAGGCTGCAACTCGCCTACATGAAGTCGGAATCGCTAGTAATCGCGGATCAGCACGCCGCGGTGAATACGTTCCCGGGCCTTGTACACACCGCCCGTCACACCACGAGAGTTTGTAACACCCGAAGTCGGTGAGGTAACCTTTTAGGAGCCAGCCGCCTAAGGTGGGATAGATGATTGGGGTGAAGTCGTAACAAGGTAGCCGTATCGGAAGGTGCGGCTGGATCACCTCCTTTCTAAGGATAAGGAACTGCACATTGGTCTTGTTTAGTCTTGAGAGGTCTTGTGGGGCCTTAGCTCAGCTGGGAGAGCGCCTGCTTTGCACGCAGGAGGTCAGCGGTTCGATCCCGCTAGGCTCCATTGGTGAGAGATCACCAAGTAATGCACATTGAAAATTGAATATCTATATCAAATAGTAACAAGAAAATAAACCGAAACGCTGTAAGTATTTAATGAGTTTTCTAATTTTTGAAAAAATTAGGTTAATAAGGTTAAGTTAATAAGGGCGCACGGTGGATGCCTTGGCACTAGGAGCCGAAGAAGGACGTGACAAACGACGATATGCCTTGGGTAGCTGTAAGTAAGCGATGATCCAGGGATTTCCGAATGGGGGAACCCAACAGGTACTACCTGTTACCTACATCTGTTAAGGATGTGAGGAGGAAGACGCAGTGAACTGAAACATCTAAGTAGCTGCAGGAAGAGAAAGCAAAAGCGATTGCCTTAGTAGCGGCGAGCGAAACGGCAGGAGGGCAAACCGAAGAGTTTACTCTTCGGGGTTGTAGGACTGCAATGTGGACTCAAAGATTATAGAAGAATGATTTGGGAAGATCAGCCAAAGAGAGTAATAGCCTCGTATTTAAAATAGTCTTTGTACCTAGCAGTATCCTGAGTACGGCGGGACACGTGAAATCCCGTCGGAATCTGGGAGGACCATCTCCCAACCCTAAATACTCCCTAGTGACCGATAGTGAACCAGTACCGTGAGGGAAAGGTGAAAAGCACCCCGGGAGGGGAGTGAAATAGAACCTGAAACCGTGTGCCTACAACAAGTTCGAGCCCGTTAATGGGTGAGAGCGTGCCTTTTGTAGAATGAACCGGCGAGTTACGTTATGATGCGAGGTTAAGTTGAAGAGACGGAGCCGTAGGGAAACCGAGTCTGAATAGGGCGACTTAGTATCATGACGTAGACCCGAAACCATGTGACCTACCCATGAGCAGGTTGAAGGTGCGGTAAGACGCACTGGAGGACCGAACCAGGGCACGTTGAAAAGTGCTTGGATGACTTGTGGGTAGCGGAGAAATTCCAAACGAACTTGGAGATAGCTGGTTCTCTCCGAAATAGCTTTAGGGCTAGCGTCGACATTGAGATTCTTGGAGGTAGAGCACTGTTTGGGTGAGGGGTCCATCCCGGATTACCAATCTCAGATAAACTCCGAATGCCAAAGAATTATGGTCGGCAGTCAGACTGCGAGTGCTAAGATCCGTAGTCGAAAGGGAAACAGCCCAGACCACCAGCTAAGGTCCCAAAATAATTGTTAAGTGGAAAAGGATGTGGGGTTGCACAGACAACTAGGATGTTAGCTTAGAAGCAGCTATTCATTCAAAGAGTGCGTAATAGCTCACTAGTCGAGTGACCCTGCGCCGAAAATGTACCGGGGCTAAAACAATTTACCGAAGCTGTGGATACCTTTATAGGTATGGTAGGAGAGCGTTCTATGTGTGATGAAGGTATACCGTGAGGAGTGCTGGAACGCATAGAAGTGAGAATGCCGGTATGAGTAGCGAAAGACAGGTGAGAATCCTGTCCACCGTAAGACTAAGGTTTCCAGGGGAAGGCTCGTCCGCCCTGGGTTAGTCGGGACCTAAGGAGAGACCGAAAGGTGTATCCGATGGACAACAGGTTGATATTCCTGTACTAGAGTATGTAGTGATGGAGGGACGCAGTAGGCTAACTAAAGCAGACGATTGGAAGAGTCTGTCTAAGCAGTGAGGTGTGATATGAGTCAAATGCTTATATCTGTAACATTGAGCTGTGATGGGGAGCGAAGTTTAGTAGCGAAGTTAGTGACGTCACACTGCCAAGAAAAGCTTCTAGCGTTTAAACATACTCTACCCGTACCGCAAACCGACACAGGTAGTCGAGGCGAGTAGCCTCAGGTGAGCGAGAGAACTCTCGTTAAGGAACTCGGCAAAATGA
This window contains:
- a CDS encoding RNA-binding S4 domain-containing protein yields the protein MRLDKYLKVSRIIKRRTVAKEVADKGRIKVNGILAKSSTDLKVDDQVEIRFGNKLLLVKVLEMKDSTKKEDAAGMYEIISETRVEENV
- a CDS encoding septum formation initiator family protein, whose protein sequence is MSKNIVQMNNPFIQNEHQRRRYLMKERKKRNRFMGWVLILMILLFILPTYNLVQSYNQLLQRRQQLTELKEQYQTLSDEKDKESAFAAKLKDEDYVAKYARAKYYYSKKREAIYTIPDLLPR
- a CDS encoding SP_0009 family protein, which encodes MENLLEVVEQFLSLSDEKLEELATKNHLLRLQEEREGKNA
- a CDS encoding serine hydrolase, encoding MRKFLVVLSLLSVFIITSRVVSTEKQLPYSSQEIYYLTESDYGFYYKETLESPMVYGETAVYANEDLVKESGKLTPETAFKIVEWRLNRQGVPVFKLDNHQFVVADKRLVYDRSHVQTQSRQVWLEPGFVIYNSPYDAKEISSTLSPYQHVTVDRTIFAEGQEFLHIDQVGWVSKEFVSEEDNRIQKVQEVLSSNYQNEKYSIYVKQLSTGKEAGVNEDSKLYAASILKLAYLYYAQDKINQGSYTLDSSFKYVPEVNSFPGSYKVEGSGSLPKKEDNKDYSLQQLITKITKESDNVAHNILGYYVTNQSDGAFKEKMSTIMGEDWDVNDKLASSKMAGKVMEAIYNQNGFVLESLSKTNFDNQRISKGVSVKVAHKIGDADEFKHDTAIVYTDSPFVLSIFTKNSDYDTIAKIAKDVYEVLK
- the tilS gene encoding tRNA lysidine(34) synthetase TilS; protein product: MREQDFLNHFLQKGYFKNHSKVVLALSGGLDSMFLFHLLSTYQNELEIELILAHVNHKQRRESDWEENELRKLADVAGLPIYITSFSGDFSEARAREFRYDFFRKIMKEVGATALVTAHHADDQVETILMRFIRGSRLRHLIGIKESQVVDDIEIIRPLLYFHKTDFPPIFHFEDQTNQENAYFRNRIRNRYLPELEKENPRLKSAILDLGREISDYQVAIIELSEQIDVEDLNELFSYSQQTQGVLLQNYLNQFPDLNLTKAQFAEVRQILATKSQYRHPLKNGYALIKEYQNFRVCKIIPQADEKKDELVLHYQNQVRYKDYLFSFGIPIEGDAVQKIMVSRETPVYIRCRKPGDVLILNGHRKKLRRLFIDLKIPIKKRKTTPIIEQFGEVVSILGIATSDLSKNTKNDIMNTVLYIEKIDR
- the hpt gene encoding hypoxanthine phosphoribosyltransferase — its product is MLEHDIKKILVSHDEITEAAKKLGAQLTKDYEGKNPILVGILKGSIPFMAELIKHIDTHIEMDFMMVSSYHGGTASSGVINIKQDVTQDIKGRHVLFVEDIIDTGQTLKNLRDMFIEREAASVKIATMLDKPEGRIVEIEADYTCFTIPNEFVVGYGLDYKENYRNLPYVGVLKEEVYSN
- the ftsH gene encoding ATP-dependent zinc metalloprotease FtsH — its product is MKKQNNGLVRNPFLYLLIIFFLVTGFQYFYSGNAAGKSEKINYTELVKEITADNVKELTYQPNGSIIEVSGVYKNPKTSKEETGIQFFTPTATKVERFSSTILPSDSTVSELQKLASEHQAEVTVKHESSSGMWINILVSVVPFAILLFFLFSMMGNMGGNNSRNPMSFGRSKAKAANKEDIKVRFSDVAGAEEEKQELVEVVEFLKDPKRFTKLGARIPAGVLLEGPPGTGKTLLAKAVAGEAGVPFFSISGSDFVEMFVGVGASRVRSLFEDAKKAAPAIIFIDEIDAVGRQRGVGLGGGNDEREQTLNQLLIEMDGFEGNEGIIVIAATNRSDVLDPALLRPGRFDRKVLVGRPDVKGREAILKVHAKNKPLADDVDLKLVAQQTPGFVGADLENVLNEAALVAARRNKSIIDASDIDEAEDRVIAGPSKKDKTVSQRERELVAYHEAGHTIVGLVLSNARVVHKVTIVPRGRAGGYMIALPKEDQMLLSKEDMKEQLAGLMGGRVAEEIIFNVQTTGASNDFEQATQMARAMVTEYGMSEKLGPVQYEGNHAMFGAQSPQKSISEQTAYEIDEEVRSLLNEARNKAAEIIQSNRETHKLIAEALLKYETLDSTQIKSLYETGKMPETIEEESHALSYDEVKSKMSEEK
- a CDS encoding sigma-70 family RNA polymerase sigma factor, translating into MNLKELYEESKGIVNKCRKEYHLHLWEKEDWDQEGMMCLYELVDHHPELLEGERHQLYVCFKTKFRNRILDYIRKQESHKRRFDKEPYEEVSEISHRLGEKGLRLDDYYLFHELLKNYRASQSKEKQEQLDRLMGGECFKGRKSLLRELSIVFSDFR